A region from the Stutzerimonas stutzeri genome encodes:
- a CDS encoding polyamine ABC transporter substrate-binding protein — MRSTLKSLIVAVAVSGAASAQAASVHIYNWSDYIGETTLEEFEKATGITPVYDVFDSNETLEGKLLAGRTGYDVVVPSNHFLGKQIRAGAFQKLDKSKLPNWENLDPALLKQLEKNDPGNAYAAPYLWGTNGIGYNVEKVTAALGVEKVDSWAVLFEPENAKKLAACGIAFLDSADEMIPAVLNYLGLDPNSENPEDYAKAEAKLLEIRPYVRYFHSSKYVSDLANGNICIAAGFSGDVFQAAARADEAGKGIEIAYSIPKEGGNLWFDMLAIPGDAQNVDEAHAFINYLLKPEVIASVSDYVGYANPNLKAGELMDQEVRNDPSVYPPQEVLDRLYVSAELPPKIMRLMTRSWTKVKSGQ, encoded by the coding sequence ATGCGCTCGACACTGAAGTCGCTTATCGTCGCCGTTGCCGTCAGCGGTGCCGCCTCGGCCCAGGCTGCCTCCGTACATATCTACAACTGGTCGGACTACATCGGTGAAACGACGCTGGAAGAATTCGAGAAGGCGACCGGCATCACGCCTGTCTACGACGTCTTCGATTCCAACGAAACTCTGGAAGGCAAGCTGCTCGCGGGCCGAACCGGTTACGACGTCGTGGTGCCTTCCAACCATTTCCTCGGCAAGCAGATTCGTGCCGGTGCGTTCCAGAAGCTCGACAAGAGCAAGCTGCCGAACTGGGAGAACCTCGACCCGGCTTTGCTCAAGCAGCTCGAAAAGAACGATCCGGGCAATGCCTATGCGGCGCCCTATCTCTGGGGTACCAACGGCATCGGCTACAACGTCGAAAAGGTGACCGCTGCCCTGGGTGTCGAGAAGGTCGACTCCTGGGCCGTGCTGTTCGAGCCGGAAAATGCCAAGAAGCTCGCCGCGTGTGGCATTGCCTTTCTCGACTCGGCCGACGAGATGATTCCAGCCGTACTCAACTATCTCGGGCTGGATCCCAACAGCGAGAATCCGGAGGACTACGCCAAGGCGGAAGCCAAGTTGCTGGAGATCCGCCCCTACGTGCGTTACTTCCACTCGTCCAAGTACGTGTCCGACCTGGCCAACGGCAACATCTGCATCGCTGCCGGGTTCTCCGGCGACGTGTTCCAGGCCGCTGCGCGTGCCGACGAAGCGGGCAAAGGCATCGAGATCGCCTATTCGATTCCCAAGGAAGGCGGCAACCTCTGGTTCGACATGCTGGCCATCCCGGGCGATGCGCAGAACGTCGACGAGGCGCACGCCTTCATCAACTATCTGCTCAAGCCGGAGGTCATCGCCTCGGTGAGCGATTACGTCGGGTATGCCAATCCCAATCTCAAGGCCGGCGAGCTGATGGATCAGGAAGTGCGTAACGATCCCTCGGTCTACCCGCCGCAGGAGGTGCTCGACCGGCTCTATGTATCGGCTGAGTTGCCGCCCAAGATCATGCGTCTGATGACGCGCAGCTGGACCAAGGTCAAGTCTGGCCAATAG
- a CDS encoding polyamine ABC transporter substrate-binding protein, whose translation MKPFAKTLLAMTLAGTVAGAAQAEDKVLHVYNWSDYIAEDTLENFTKETGIKVVYDVFDSNEVLEAKLLAGSSGYDVVVPSNPFLAKQIKAGVFQKLDKSKLPNWENLDKDLLEALQPSDPGNQYAVPYMWGTIGIGYNPEKVKAVLGENAPVDSWDLVFKPENMEKLKSCGVSFLDSPTEILPAALHYLGYKPDTTKRDELKKAEDLFMQIRPDVAYFHSSKYISDLANGNVCVAIGYSGDVYQAKARAEEAGGKVKVSYNIPKEGAGTFFDMLAIPADAKNIDNAHVFLNYLMKPDVMASITNYVQFPNGNAAATPLVDEAIRTDPGVYPSQAVLKKLYTFPDLDPKTQRTMTRSWTKIKSGR comes from the coding sequence ATGAAACCCTTTGCCAAGACACTCCTTGCAATGACGCTGGCCGGTACCGTCGCTGGCGCCGCCCAGGCCGAAGACAAGGTACTGCACGTCTATAACTGGTCCGACTATATTGCCGAGGACACCCTGGAGAACTTCACCAAGGAAACCGGCATCAAGGTCGTCTACGACGTCTTCGACAGCAACGAAGTGCTCGAAGCCAAGCTGCTCGCCGGCAGCTCGGGCTACGACGTGGTCGTCCCGTCCAACCCCTTCCTGGCCAAGCAGATCAAGGCTGGCGTATTCCAGAAGCTCGACAAGAGCAAGCTGCCGAACTGGGAAAATCTCGACAAGGACCTGCTCGAGGCGCTGCAGCCCAGCGATCCGGGTAACCAGTACGCCGTACCCTACATGTGGGGCACTATCGGCATCGGCTACAACCCGGAGAAGGTCAAAGCGGTACTGGGCGAGAACGCGCCCGTTGATTCCTGGGACCTGGTGTTCAAGCCGGAGAACATGGAAAAGCTGAAATCCTGCGGCGTCTCCTTCCTCGACTCGCCGACCGAGATCCTTCCGGCCGCATTGCACTACCTCGGCTATAAGCCAGACACCACCAAGCGCGACGAGCTGAAGAAGGCCGAGGATCTGTTCATGCAGATCCGCCCCGACGTGGCCTACTTCCATTCCTCCAAGTACATCTCGGACCTGGCCAACGGCAACGTCTGCGTCGCCATCGGTTATTCCGGCGACGTCTATCAGGCCAAGGCGCGCGCCGAGGAAGCCGGCGGCAAGGTCAAGGTCAGCTACAACATCCCCAAGGAAGGCGCAGGCACCTTCTTCGACATGCTGGCCATCCCGGCGGATGCGAAAAACATCGATAACGCTCACGTCTTCCTCAACTACCTGATGAAGCCGGACGTGATGGCGTCTATCACCAACTATGTGCAGTTCCCCAACGGCAACGCGGCCGCCACGCCACTGGTCGACGAGGCGATCCGCACCGATCCGGGCGTCTACCCGAGCCAGGCCGTGCTGAAGAAGCTGTACACCTTCCCCGATCTGGACCCCAAGACCCAGCGCACCATGACTCGGAGCTGGACCAAGATCAAATCGGGACGTTAA
- a CDS encoding aspartate aminotransferase family protein, with translation MSDSQTLQWQALSRDHHLPPFTDFKALNAKGTRIITRGEGVYLWDSEGHKILDAMAGLWCVNLGYGREELVEAATKQMRELPYYNLFFQTAHPPALALAKAIAEIAPEGMNHVFFTGSGSEANDTVLRMVRHYWAIKGQPQKKVVIGRWNGYHGSTIAGASLGGMKAMHEQGDGPIPGIEHIDQPYWFGEGGDLDPDEFGVRVAQQLEQKILEIGEDKVAAFIAEPIQGAGGVIIPPDSYWPKIREILARYDILFIADEVICGFGRTGEWFGSDYYGNAPDLMPIAKGLTSGYLPMGGVVVRDEVVHTLNEGGEFYHGFTYSGHPVAAAVALENIRIMREEQIVERVKSKTAPYLQSRWRELVEHPLVGEARGVGMLGALELVKNKKTRERFADPGVGMLCREHCFRNGLVMRAVGDTMIISPPLVINEAQIDELIDKVRLCLDATLKDARG, from the coding sequence ATGAGCGATTCGCAAACCCTGCAATGGCAAGCCCTGAGCCGCGACCATCACTTGCCGCCGTTCACCGACTTCAAGGCGCTGAACGCCAAGGGCACACGGATCATTACCCGCGGTGAGGGTGTGTATCTCTGGGACAGCGAAGGCCACAAGATCCTCGACGCCATGGCCGGGCTCTGGTGCGTCAACCTCGGTTATGGCCGTGAAGAACTGGTCGAGGCCGCCACGAAGCAGATGCGTGAGCTGCCTTACTACAACCTGTTCTTCCAGACCGCCCACCCGCCGGCGCTGGCACTGGCCAAGGCCATCGCCGAGATCGCCCCGGAAGGCATGAACCATGTCTTCTTCACCGGTTCCGGCTCCGAGGCTAACGACACGGTGCTGCGCATGGTGCGCCATTACTGGGCGATCAAGGGCCAGCCGCAGAAGAAGGTGGTGATCGGTCGCTGGAACGGCTACCACGGTTCGACCATCGCCGGCGCCAGCCTCGGCGGCATGAAGGCCATGCACGAACAGGGCGACGGGCCGATCCCGGGAATCGAGCACATCGACCAGCCCTACTGGTTCGGCGAGGGCGGTGATCTCGATCCGGACGAATTCGGCGTTCGCGTGGCCCAGCAACTCGAGCAGAAAATTCTGGAAATCGGCGAAGACAAGGTCGCCGCCTTCATCGCCGAGCCGATCCAGGGTGCTGGCGGGGTGATCATCCCGCCGGACAGCTACTGGCCGAAGATCCGCGAGATCCTCGCCCGTTACGACATTCTGTTCATCGCCGACGAGGTGATCTGCGGCTTCGGCCGCACCGGCGAATGGTTCGGCAGCGACTACTACGGCAACGCACCGGACCTGATGCCGATCGCCAAGGGCCTGACCTCCGGCTACCTGCCCATGGGTGGCGTGGTGGTGCGCGACGAAGTAGTGCACACCCTCAACGAGGGCGGCGAGTTCTATCACGGCTTCACCTATTCCGGGCATCCGGTGGCGGCCGCGGTGGCGCTGGAAAACATCCGCATCATGCGCGAAGAGCAGATCGTCGAGCGGGTTAAAAGCAAGACGGCACCTTATTTGCAGTCTCGCTGGCGCGAGCTGGTCGAGCACCCGCTGGTGGGCGAGGCCCGTGGCGTCGGCATGCTCGGCGCGCTGGAACTGGTGAAGAACAAGAAGACCCGCGAGCGTTTCGCCGATCCGGGCGTGGGCATGCTCTGCCGCGAGCACTGCTTCCGTAACGGTCTGGTGATGCGTGCGGTCGGTGACACCATGATCATTTCACCGCCGCTGGTGATCAACGAAGCGCAGATCGACGAGCTGATCGACAAGGTTCGCCTGTGCCTCGATGCGACCCTCAAGGATGCGCGCGGGTGA
- a CDS encoding glutamine synthetase family protein: MSSKLDQLTGWLKERKITEVECLISDLTGIARGKISPTNKFLDEKGMRLPESVLLQTVTGDYVEDDIYYELLDPADIDMFCRPDPDAVFLVPWAIEPTAQVIHDTYDKMGNPIEISPRNILKRVLKMYADKGWQPIVAPEMEFYLTKRCEDPDLPFQPPIGRSGRQETGRQSFSIDAANEFDPLFEDMYDWCEAQGLDLDTLIHEEGTAQMEINFRHGEALHLADQILVFKRTMREAALKHNVAATFMAKPMTGEPGSAMHLHQSVVDLETGRNIFSNSDGTMSQLFLNHVGGLQKYIPELLPLFAPNVNSFRRFLPDTSAPVNVEWGEENRTVGLRVPDSDPQNRRVENRLPGADANPYLAIAASLLCGYIGMVEELTPSQPVKGRGYERRNLRLPLTLEAALERMETCRQLEKYLSPKFITGYVAVKRAEQENYHRVISSWEREFLMLSV, translated from the coding sequence ATGTCCAGCAAGCTCGACCAGCTCACCGGCTGGCTGAAAGAACGCAAGATCACCGAGGTGGAATGCCTGATCAGCGACCTGACCGGCATCGCCCGCGGCAAGATATCCCCCACCAACAAGTTTCTCGACGAAAAGGGCATGCGCCTGCCGGAGAGCGTGCTGTTGCAGACGGTCACCGGCGATTACGTCGAAGACGACATCTATTACGAATTGCTCGATCCGGCCGACATCGACATGTTCTGTCGGCCCGACCCGGACGCCGTCTTCCTCGTGCCCTGGGCCATCGAGCCCACCGCCCAGGTCATCCACGACACCTACGACAAGATGGGCAACCCCATCGAGATCTCGCCGCGCAACATCCTCAAACGTGTCCTGAAGATGTATGCCGACAAGGGCTGGCAGCCCATCGTCGCGCCAGAGATGGAGTTCTACCTGACCAAGCGTTGCGAGGACCCGGACCTGCCGTTCCAGCCGCCGATCGGCCGCTCGGGCCGCCAGGAGACCGGCCGCCAATCCTTTTCCATCGACGCGGCTAACGAGTTCGACCCGCTGTTCGAAGACATGTACGACTGGTGCGAGGCCCAGGGCCTGGATCTGGATACCCTGATCCATGAGGAAGGCACCGCGCAGATGGAAATCAACTTCCGTCATGGCGAGGCGCTGCACCTGGCCGACCAGATCCTGGTGTTCAAGCGCACCATGCGTGAGGCGGCGCTCAAGCACAACGTCGCCGCCACCTTCATGGCCAAGCCCATGACCGGCGAGCCGGGCAGCGCGATGCACCTGCACCAGAGCGTGGTGGACCTGGAGACCGGGCGCAACATTTTCTCCAACAGCGACGGCACCATGAGCCAGCTGTTTCTGAACCATGTGGGCGGCCTGCAGAAATACATTCCCGAGCTGCTGCCGCTGTTCGCACCGAACGTAAACTCTTTCCGCCGCTTCCTGCCCGACACCTCGGCGCCGGTGAACGTCGAATGGGGCGAAGAGAACCGCACCGTCGGCCTGCGCGTCCCGGATTCCGATCCGCAGAACCGCCGCGTCGAGAACCGCCTGCCGGGCGCCGACGCCAATCCCTACCTGGCCATCGCCGCCAGCCTGCTGTGTGGCTACATCGGCATGGTCGAGGAGCTGACTCCGAGCCAGCCGGTCAAGGGCCGCGGCTACGAGCGGCGCAACCTGCGCCTGCCGTTGACACTGGAGGCCGCGCTCGAGCGCATGGAGACCTGTCGGCAACTGGAGAAATACCTGAGTCCGAAATTCATCACCGGCTACGTCGCGGTCAAGCGCGCCGAGCAGGAGAACTACCACCGTGTCATCAGTTCCTGGGAGCGGGAATTCCTGATGCTCTCGGTGTAA
- a CDS encoding gamma-glutamyl-gamma-aminobutyrate hydrolase family protein, with translation MPRVPLIGVSACTRQIGLHSFHIAGDKYLRAAAVAGIPLVIPALGDLIDPVALVDSVDGLLFTGSPSNVEPHHYGGQASAQGTPHDAARDQLTLPLIRAAVAAGVPVFGVCRGFQEMNVAFGGSLHQRVHEVGPYADHRERTEDPVEVQYGISHALHVQPGGVLEQLGLPPQIEVNSVHGQGVERLGKGLRIEALAPDGLIEAFSVEGAQSFALGVQWHPEWKVHEHPYYLALFEGFARACRERAGRR, from the coding sequence ATGCCTCGCGTGCCATTGATCGGCGTTTCGGCCTGTACCAGGCAGATAGGCCTCCACAGTTTCCACATCGCTGGCGACAAGTACCTGCGCGCGGCGGCTGTAGCCGGTATACCGCTGGTCATCCCGGCACTCGGCGACCTGATCGATCCTGTTGCACTAGTGGATAGCGTAGACGGCCTGCTGTTTACCGGCTCGCCATCGAATGTCGAACCCCATCATTACGGTGGCCAGGCCAGTGCGCAAGGCACGCCCCATGATGCCGCGCGCGATCAGCTGACACTGCCGCTGATTCGCGCGGCGGTCGCGGCGGGCGTCCCGGTGTTCGGCGTCTGCCGAGGTTTTCAGGAAATGAACGTTGCGTTCGGCGGCAGTCTGCACCAGCGGGTTCACGAGGTCGGCCCCTATGCCGATCACCGTGAGCGCACCGAGGATCCGGTAGAGGTGCAGTACGGCATCAGCCATGCGCTGCACGTTCAGCCGGGTGGTGTGCTCGAACAGCTCGGACTTCCGCCGCAGATCGAGGTCAATTCCGTACACGGCCAGGGGGTCGAGCGGCTCGGCAAGGGCCTGCGCATCGAAGCGCTGGCACCCGATGGCCTGATCGAGGCGTTTTCCGTCGAGGGTGCGCAGAGCTTTGCCCTTGGCGTGCAGTGGCATCCGGAATGGAAGGTGCATGAACATCCTTATTACCTGGCGTTGTTCGAGGGCTTTGCCCGCGCATGCCGGGAACGCGCAGGACGGCGCTGA
- a CDS encoding glutamine synthetase family protein, with protein MLPPPRAVQLNEANAFLKEHPEVQYVDLLIADMNGVVRGKRIERASLHRVYEKGINLPASLFALDINGITVESSGLGMDIGDSDRTCFPIPNTLSNEPWQKRPTAQLLMTMHERDGSPFFADPREVLRQVVSKFDALGLTICAAFELEFYLIDQENVNGRPQPPRSPISGKRPHSTQVYLIDDLDEYVDCLQDVLEGAKEQGIPADAIVKESAPAQFEVNLHHVADPIKACDYAVLLKRLIKNIAYDHEMDTTFMAKPYPGQAGNGLHVHISLLDKNGNNIFATSNPLESETLRHAIGGIQQTMAASMAFLCPNVNSYRRFGAQFYVPNAPCWGLDNRTVALRVPTDSPDAVRIEHRVAGADANPYLLLASVLAGIHHGLTNKIAPDEPIEGNSYEQVEPSLPTNLRDALRELDDSEIMARYISPQYTDIFVACKESELEEFEHSISDLEYNWYLHTV; from the coding sequence ATGCTCCCGCCGCCGCGTGCCGTTCAGCTCAACGAAGCGAACGCATTTCTCAAGGAACACCCGGAGGTCCAGTACGTCGACCTGCTGATCGCAGACATGAACGGTGTCGTTCGAGGCAAGCGCATCGAGCGCGCCAGCCTGCACAGGGTTTATGAAAAAGGGATCAACCTGCCGGCCTCGCTCTTCGCCCTCGACATCAATGGCATCACCGTGGAGAGCTCTGGCCTGGGCATGGACATCGGTGATTCGGACCGGACCTGCTTCCCGATTCCCAACACATTGAGCAACGAACCCTGGCAGAAGCGCCCCACCGCGCAGCTGCTGATGACCATGCACGAGCGTGACGGCTCGCCGTTCTTCGCCGATCCGCGCGAGGTGCTACGCCAGGTAGTGAGCAAGTTCGATGCACTCGGCCTGACCATTTGCGCCGCCTTCGAACTGGAGTTCTACCTGATCGACCAGGAGAACGTGAACGGTCGCCCGCAACCACCGCGTTCGCCGATCTCCGGCAAGCGCCCGCACTCCACGCAGGTCTACCTGATCGATGACCTCGACGAATACGTCGACTGTCTGCAAGACGTTCTCGAAGGGGCCAAGGAACAGGGCATTCCTGCCGATGCCATCGTCAAGGAAAGCGCACCGGCACAGTTCGAGGTCAACCTCCATCACGTCGCCGACCCGATCAAGGCATGCGATTATGCGGTGCTGCTCAAGCGCCTGATCAAGAACATCGCCTACGACCACGAGATGGACACTACCTTCATGGCCAAGCCCTACCCGGGCCAGGCCGGCAACGGGCTGCACGTGCATATCTCGCTGCTCGACAAGAACGGCAACAACATCTTCGCCACCAGCAATCCGCTGGAAAGCGAAACCTTGCGCCACGCCATCGGCGGGATTCAGCAGACCATGGCCGCGTCGATGGCCTTCCTCTGCCCCAACGTCAACTCCTACCGCCGCTTCGGCGCCCAGTTCTACGTGCCGAATGCGCCGTGCTGGGGCCTGGATAACCGCACCGTTGCGTTGCGGGTGCCGACCGACAGCCCGGACGCCGTGCGCATCGAGCATCGCGTTGCCGGCGCCGACGCCAATCCGTATCTGCTACTGGCGAGCGTTCTGGCCGGCATCCATCACGGCCTGACCAACAAGATCGCGCCGGACGAGCCGATCGAAGGCAACTCCTACGAACAGGTGGAGCCGAGCTTGCCGACCAACCTGCGCGATGCCCTGCGCGAGCTGGACGACAGCGAGATCATGGCGCGCTACATCAGCCCGCAGTACACCGACATCTTCGTCGCCTGCAAGGAGAGCGAGCTGGAAGAGTTCGAGCACTCTATCTCCGACCTGGAATACAACTGGTATCTGCATACCGTCTGA
- a CDS encoding VOC family protein, with product MKVNRIVANVTVADPAVAHAFYKDLLGLELAMDHGWIRTYTSTSQMSPQISFASQGGSDTPVPDLSIEVDDLDEALRRMQNAGVPLVYGPVTEGWGVRRFFVRDPLGKLINILQHQ from the coding sequence ATGAAGGTAAACCGTATCGTCGCCAACGTTACCGTCGCCGATCCGGCCGTTGCGCACGCTTTCTACAAGGACTTGCTCGGGCTCGAACTGGCCATGGATCATGGCTGGATCCGGACCTACACCAGCACGTCCCAGATGAGCCCGCAGATCAGCTTCGCGAGCCAGGGCGGCTCGGACACGCCGGTTCCAGACTTGTCCATTGAGGTGGATGACCTGGACGAGGCCCTGCGACGGATGCAGAACGCGGGCGTCCCGTTGGTGTATGGCCCCGTCACCGAGGGGTGGGGCGTTCGGCGGTTCTTCGTCAGGGACCCGCTGGGCAAGCTGATCAATATCCTCCAGCACCAGTAG
- a CDS encoding DinB family protein codes for MSLKAHFELLASYNQWMNAEIYTAAGELGADELAQDRGAFFGSILGTLNHILIADIIWLKRFAAHPACLVPLREIVELPDPRSLDQILFDDFAALSEQRFWLDHRISDWVSQLSDDDLDRVLAYRNTKGVPANRRFSSLVLHFFNHQTHHRGQVTTLLSQAGKTVEVTDLLVLIPDEGAA; via the coding sequence ATGAGCTTGAAAGCACACTTTGAATTGCTGGCGTCCTACAACCAGTGGATGAACGCGGAGATCTACACGGCGGCGGGTGAGTTAGGCGCGGATGAACTGGCCCAGGACCGTGGCGCCTTTTTTGGCTCGATCCTGGGCACGCTGAACCACATCCTGATTGCCGATATCATTTGGCTGAAACGATTCGCCGCACATCCGGCCTGCCTGGTCCCGTTGCGTGAGATCGTCGAGCTGCCGGACCCGCGCAGCCTGGACCAGATACTGTTCGACGACTTCGCGGCCTTGTCCGAGCAGAGGTTCTGGCTGGATCACCGAATCAGCGATTGGGTCAGCCAGCTGTCGGACGATGATCTGGATCGCGTCCTCGCCTATCGCAACACCAAAGGGGTTCCCGCCAACAGACGGTTTTCGAGCTTGGTTCTGCACTTCTTCAATCATCAAACTCACCATCGTGGTCAGGTCACCACGCTGCTGTCCCAGGCAGGTAAGACCGTCGAGGTTACCGACCTGCTGGTGCTGATACCGGACGAGGGCGCTGCATGA
- a CDS encoding TetR/AcrR family transcriptional regulator, whose product MSAIPSPSIPTSRKPRASSQARIAQILAAARELLAEAGVAGMSIYSVAERAAIPPSSVYHFFPSVPALLEALTADVHAAFRVSLGQPIDHQALQGWQHLARQVERRMLAIYDRDAAARQLILAQHGLAEVLQADRQHDIELGELMRALFTRHFQLPVLPDDVEVFALALELGDRVYARSVHQHGRITERMAEEGMRVLDAYLGLYLPPCLPKRDQPLN is encoded by the coding sequence ATGAGCGCCATCCCCTCCCCAAGCATTCCCACAAGCCGCAAGCCTCGCGCCAGCAGCCAGGCGCGGATCGCGCAGATTCTCGCGGCCGCCCGTGAACTGCTCGCCGAAGCCGGCGTGGCCGGGATGTCGATCTACAGCGTGGCGGAGCGGGCGGCGATTCCGCCGTCTTCGGTCTACCACTTCTTCCCCAGCGTGCCGGCACTGCTCGAAGCGCTGACGGCCGACGTGCATGCGGCCTTTCGGGTCAGCCTCGGGCAACCGATCGATCATCAGGCGTTGCAAGGCTGGCAGCACCTGGCGCGGCAGGTCGAACGGCGCATGTTGGCGATCTACGATCGCGACGCCGCGGCCCGGCAGTTGATCCTCGCCCAGCACGGCTTGGCCGAAGTCCTCCAGGCGGACCGGCAGCACGACATCGAACTCGGCGAGCTGATGCGCGCCCTCTTTACCCGACATTTCCAATTGCCAGTACTGCCGGATGACGTCGAGGTATTCGCCCTCGCGCTGGAACTGGGCGATCGGGTTTATGCGCGCTCGGTGCATCAACACGGTCGAATCACTGAACGGATGGCCGAAGAAGGCATGCGCGTGCTCGATGCCTATCTGGGCCTTTATCTGCCGCCATGCCTGCCAAAGCGGGACCAACCGCTCAACTGA
- the aguA gene encoding agmatine deiminase, translated as MTTLTTTPRSDDFHMPAEWALHSQTWMVWPQRPDNWRDQATPAQAAFTTVAKAIARFEPVTVCATAAQFVAAREQLDDPRIRVVEISSDDAWVRDTGPTFVINGKGGLRGVDWTFNAWGGLNGGLYEDWQRDDEVALKILEIERCDRYRTEGFVLEGGSIHVDGEGTLITTEECLLNRNRNPHLGREEIERMLSDYLAIDKVIWLPHGLFNDETDGHVDNFCCFVRPGEVLLAWTDDTENPNYPRCQAAMRVLEQATDAWDRPLVVHKMPIPGPLHATEAECAGVVPLAGSQPRDPSIRLAGSYVNFLIVNGGIIAPSFGDPLDGEAEAILSRLFPQHQVVMVPGREILLGGGNIHCITQQQPAASSRAPA; from the coding sequence ATGACCACGCTGACCACTACCCCACGCTCCGACGATTTTCACATGCCTGCCGAATGGGCCCTGCACAGCCAGACGTGGATGGTCTGGCCGCAGCGTCCGGATAACTGGCGCGACCAGGCTACGCCGGCACAAGCGGCGTTCACCACTGTAGCCAAGGCGATCGCGCGCTTCGAGCCGGTCACTGTCTGTGCCACCGCAGCCCAATTCGTCGCGGCACGCGAGCAGCTCGACGATCCGCGCATCCGCGTGGTGGAGATCAGCAGCGACGATGCCTGGGTGCGCGATACCGGTCCGACCTTCGTGATCAACGGAAAAGGCGGCCTGCGCGGGGTCGACTGGACGTTCAACGCCTGGGGCGGCTTGAACGGCGGGCTCTACGAAGACTGGCAGCGCGACGACGAGGTCGCGCTCAAGATTCTAGAAATCGAGCGTTGCGATCGCTACCGCACCGAAGGCTTCGTGCTTGAAGGCGGCTCGATTCATGTCGACGGCGAAGGCACGCTGATCACCACCGAGGAATGCCTGCTCAATCGAAACCGCAACCCCCACCTGGGCCGCGAAGAAATCGAACGCATGCTGTCCGACTACCTGGCGATCGACAAGGTGATCTGGCTGCCGCATGGCCTGTTCAACGATGAAACGGACGGGCACGTGGATAATTTCTGCTGCTTCGTGCGCCCGGGCGAGGTGCTGCTGGCCTGGACCGACGACACCGAGAATCCCAACTACCCGCGCTGCCAGGCCGCCATGCGTGTCCTGGAACAGGCAACGGACGCCTGGGACCGCCCACTGGTCGTACACAAGATGCCGATTCCCGGGCCGCTGCACGCGACCGAAGCGGAATGCGCCGGCGTCGTACCGCTGGCGGGCAGTCAGCCGCGTGATCCCTCGATCCGCCTGGCTGGCAGCTACGTGAACTTCCTGATCGTCAACGGCGGCATCATCGCGCCGTCGTTCGGCGACCCACTGGATGGCGAAGCCGAGGCCATCCTCAGCCGGCTCTTTCCGCAGCATCAGGTCGTCATGGTACCGGGCCGCGAGATCCTGCTGGGCGGCGGCAACATTCACTGCATCACTCAGCAGCAACCTGCCGCGTCGAGCCGCGCTCCGGCGTAG
- a CDS encoding GGDEF domain-containing protein — translation MKFVNQRSEVGAGILPPSEAQTLLALMHARAEVERLSEREQLFSTLMGAVNAVLWAFDWQAQRIIYVSPAYEQVFGRSAALLLADFGEWRNSIYPDDLEYAQRSMLEVLDTGAVEAREYRIIRADGQLRWLSDKCFIARNADSAHGPIIVGIAEDITEKKQLEGELQRLATIDVLTQSSNRRYFFECAQREFDMARQYASPLAFQLLDIDDFKRINDTHGHQMGDQVLQRVAQCGSSVLRRGDLFGRIGGEEFALLLPGCQPDLAEQIAERLQREIQRLVFTSPDGQRFGVTISLGVTYLRASDPDLSALFARADAAMYTAKRLGKNQVIVS, via the coding sequence ATGAAGTTCGTGAACCAGCGAAGCGAAGTGGGGGCAGGCATTCTCCCTCCATCCGAGGCGCAGACCTTGTTGGCCTTGATGCATGCTCGCGCTGAAGTCGAGCGGTTGAGCGAGCGCGAGCAGCTATTCAGCACCCTGATGGGGGCCGTCAACGCGGTGTTGTGGGCCTTCGACTGGCAGGCGCAGCGGATCATCTACGTCAGTCCCGCGTATGAGCAGGTATTCGGTCGCTCGGCCGCGCTGCTGCTGGCCGATTTTGGCGAGTGGCGTAACAGCATCTATCCGGATGATCTGGAGTACGCGCAGCGCAGCATGCTTGAGGTGCTCGACACGGGCGCTGTCGAAGCGCGCGAATACCGCATCATCCGTGCCGACGGCCAGCTACGCTGGCTCAGCGACAAGTGTTTCATCGCACGCAACGCGGACAGCGCCCACGGGCCGATCATCGTCGGCATTGCCGAAGACATCACCGAAAAGAAGCAGCTCGAAGGTGAACTGCAGCGCCTGGCCACCATCGATGTGCTGACGCAGAGCAGCAACCGCCGCTACTTCTTCGAATGTGCTCAGCGCGAATTCGACATGGCGCGGCAATACGCGTCCCCGCTGGCCTTCCAGCTGCTCGATATCGACGACTTCAAGCGGATCAATGATACCCACGGCCATCAGATGGGCGATCAGGTGTTGCAGCGCGTGGCGCAATGCGGCTCGTCCGTGCTGCGCCGCGGCGACCTGTTTGGCCGTATTGGCGGCGAGGAGTTTGCCTTGCTGCTGCCCGGTTGCCAGCCCGATCTGGCCGAGCAGATTGCCGAACGGTTGCAGCGTGAAATCCAGCGACTGGTGTTCACCAGCCCTGACGGCCAGCGCTTCGGCGTCACCATCAGCCTGGGCGTGACCTACCTCAGGGCCAGTGATCCGGATCTCAGCGCCCTGTTCGCCAGGGCCGACGCGGCGATGTATACCGCCAAGCGCCTGGGCAAGAACCAGGTCATCGTGTCCTGA